The sequence below is a genomic window from Cryptosporidium parvum Iowa II chromosome 6, whole genome shotgun sequence.
GTTTTCTCTCTAAAACCTAAGGGGTTTCTTATCACTCTCAACTTCACcacttatttttttcccGTTATATTACTGACTCATCTTCTGTTTATtttacaaatttatttttatatgtatttagaattaatgttttggcgggaaactggttttttttcattataagtaaattagaatttcttcaaataagtAAGAGTATAGGAATTGGAAGGAAGTAGGCCAAGTTAATTACCAAAAGAGGGAAAAATTGGGGAAGAATTTTGGTATAATTTGTGATAAATGAAGAAGTTGGGAAAGATAGACAAGAAGGATTAACGACTTTTGAAAAGTAAACAATGATATATAATAGCCAGGAATGTAAAGAAGAGTTGAATGAGGGTGAAAGTTCTTGTGAACAATTAAGTGTGGGTACCGAAAAAGACAATGAAATGAAGATAGATGAAATTGTTAACAAGCATGAAAAAAGTGTTGAGTCAGAATTGGAAATTAGTAGTGATGAGGAAACTCCAAAGAACATTGTTAAAGAATCGgagaaatatttgaaaagagAATTAGACATGCATCATAGAGTAGCAGACAAGATTAAAGAAAGTGTGGGGGATGAAAAAGGAACCAAGTCCAGACTACAACTTTTACTTGATCAAAGTGAATCCTATACAAGCTTTATATTAGCAAGGTCTTTAAATCCAATCAAGTATACTCATGAAAATGACCAAACTGAAGAAATTGGTGAAAAGGCACCCAAAAAACGAAAATCTTCTGCTCATGATCATTTTATGAATAAAGATGACGATATTGAGCTCTTTAGAGAAACTGAGGAAGAAATATATGGGTACCGTCCACACACTAGATTACAAGTACAACCAGCTTGTATTCAAAATGGAGTATTGAAACCATATCAGTTGGAAGGTTTAAATTGGCTTATTAACTTATACGAGGGAGGACTCAATGGGATATTAGCTGATGAAATGGGACTTGGTAAAACTTTTCAATCAATCTCCTTATTAGCTTATCTTCGTGAATATCGTGATATTAAAGGTCTGCATCTTGTTTTGTCTCCAAAGAGTACTTTAGGAAACTGGATGAATGAAATCGCAAGATTTTGTCCAAGTATAAAAGCTGTCAAGTTTTTAGGAAATGGACAAGAAAGGTCAGATTTGAttgataatgaattaaaaaatattgatcaaAGAGATCTTGAAAATGGTACCTGTGATGTTATTGTCACATCTTACGAAATGCTCCTTAAGGAGAGAACTTGGTTTTTGCGAAGAAACTTCCATTCTGTAATAATTGATGAAGCACatagaattaaaaatgcTAATTCCAAGTTAAGCCAAACTGTAAGACAGTTAAATACTCGATTTAGGCTACTATTAACCGGTACCCCTCTTCAAAATAGTCTCAGAGAACTTTGGTCACTCTTAAACTTTCTTTATCCTGAAATCTTCTCGAGCTCTGAAGAGTTTGAGGCTCTGTTTGAGGCTCAAACTGGAGAAGAGGAACAGTCAATTATTGCCAGATTTCATCGAATTCTACGCCCTTTCATGCTTAGAAGGGTCAAATCTGAAGTAGAAATTGATATTCCTCCTAAAAAGGAAATCCTTCTATACGTACCTCTTACAAATATGCAAAGAAGGTTATACAAAGATCTTCTTTCTAAAAATGTTGATGCTTTGCAAGAAAAAGAAGGTGGAGGTAAGCTTAGACTCATTAATCTTGCAATGCAGCTTAGAAAGGCCTGTAACCATCCATATCTCTTTGATGGTTATGAAGATAAATCTGTAGATCCTTTTGGTGAACATGTTGTTGAGAATTCTGGTAAAATGGTCTTAATGGACCGTCTTATTAAGAAATTGGTATCTGGAGGAAGCAGAATCTTAATATTCAGCCAAATGGCTCGTGTATTGGATATTCTCGAGGATTATTGCCATATGAGAGGTTTTCCTTATTGTAGGATTGATGGAAATACTTCTGGTGATGATAGAGATCGACAGAtttctgaatttaataaGCCAAATAGTGAAAAGCTTGTTTTTCTACTTTCCACTAGAGCTGGAGGATTAGGTATCAATTTGGCTACTGCTGATATTGTTATTCTTTATGATTCTGATTGGAATCCTCAAGCAGATCTTCAAGCTATGGATAGAGCTCATAGAATTGGTCAAAAAAAACCTGTATTTGTATTTCGACTTTGCCACGAACATActattgaagaaaagatTATAGAAAGAGCAAATCTTAAGCTTCAACTGGATTTTGCTATTATTCAGCAAGGTAGACTTAAAGGACAAAGCTCAGCTCAGAGTTCTGGGTTAGAGAATAGTGCATTATCTAAGAATGAACTTATGACAATGATTCAATATGGAGCAAATGAAATTCTTAAAACAACTAATGTTAATATTACTgaagaagatattgaaGCAATTATATCAGGAGGAGAAAAGAAAACTGAATCTCTACAGATGAAGATTCAGAAACATATTCAAGGATCTCTTATGAACTTTAGTTTGAATGGGAGTCAGTCTGGAGGAAAGGGAGATTCTGaaaagattattaatactgGATCAACTAATACAAACTCTTTGTACGAGTTTGAAGGAATTGATTATAATGAAGTTCAAAAACAACAAGATAGACAAGCTTGGGGGAAGATTAGTATTGAAAAGATTGATCAAGAACGTGAGGAAAGACGTAGAGGAAGGTTGGAAAATTATACCTTAAAACTCATCCAAAAGTATATTAATAGACAAAACTCTGCAAGAGGGATAGATAAGTTACCACCAATGCATGATTGGCAATTTTATGATAAAAAGAGGATTATGGAACTTCATAAAAGAGAATCTAGATATATGGGAGAATTACATGCAGGATTAATCAAACTTTCACAGACAAGTACTATTCCATTTATTGATGAGAATTCCTTGTTGATTCCAATTGAGGAGATTCCGATGGATAAACAAATAGAAGATATTTCTCCAGAAGAGAAGGAAGAGAAGAGAAATTTACTTCAGAAAGGCTTTAAACTTTGGACAAGAAGAGAGTTTAACTTACTTTTAAGATGTTTGGAGACTAATGGAGTAGAGAACTTGGACAAAGTTGAGCAAGTTTTACCAAATAAGGATAAGAATGAGATTAAAGATTATGTTGAGACATTATTGAAGAAGGGTCCAGAAGAATTAGCTGACTGGAATAGATACTTTAAGAGAATTCAGTCTTCAAAAGACGATCAAAAGAAGAGAGATGAATTGAATGCAGTAATAAAAAGCAAGCTCTCAGTCTTGAATGACCCTTGGAGAGACTTAGATCTTGAGAGCCTTAATATTTATAGCAAACAAACAAAGAATATGACATATAATCAGATTGAAGATAGGTATCTGATTAACTATACCTACCAATATGGTTATGGAAGTTGGGATCAGATCCTATCTGCAATAAAGAATGATCATATATTTAGTTTTGATTGGTTTATCAAGACAAGAAGTTCAAATGATATTTACAGGAGAGTAgactttttaattaaagcTTTTAAAAAACgagatttaaataatattaatactaatgCTAATTCTAATATCGATGCAAATTCAAGCACTGGTACCAATACTTTAAATGTTGGTGACTTCAATAAAGATGGTGATTAGATCATTTTTAGTTATTGAATCTTTTAAGGAGATCCTGATAGTTGCATTTATAAGTTTTTGCTCCTATCTCTCGATTAACTTTATTGTGAAATTCACAAAGCCATATAACAAAGTCTTTTCTATCATTTAAACTTTTCGATTAAgagttaaataataaatattaatatacttAGAGAAATATAGAAGATTAGGCTTGAATAACTTACGTTGGTGGACTTTCTTCGAGGATTTTTTTCATTCCATCTCTACAAACTTTGCATGGGTAAAGATTAGAGAAATCGTATATCCAGTTTTGGTATCTCTAAGAATGAggattttattaaaagtatattaaattgatataataatcaaaaagGCTCAATTTATTCGTACCTGTTTATCATGATTGCTAGGATTTTCTGGGTACTTATTTGCCATATTATGTAACTAAAATGATTGTAAAAAATGatagaataataaatttattttttcaagatAAGAATAGATCAATCTTTATCTTGAGATTTTGTTAATTGACTTACATATAACCAAGTAGCTGCTCCAATCTCTCTCAAGTTTGGAGGTTTACCATTTCTTCCTTTTAGTTCTGCTTTATTCCTGACATCGATCTActcaaaaaagaattaagtAAGTTAATTGAGACGAATTGCAGTAAACTTTTTCATAGATCAAGttaatctttattattgacttacaaattcatcattacAACTTTCCTCCACACATTGCTTATCTAGTTTCTTCCCAAACAGAAACATATAAAAACATGAGTAGGCCAGAACTAGtaccaaaaaaaataatttttcttaaaaattttaaaaaattatgcaatttaatgaagaataaaagttttttttaataataattacatcttgaattttcaatttcacaATTAGGAGTTGGCGCCAAAAAAGGTACCGacatttttgaaatataaaatagtgggattagaaataataattgatcGATAAAGGGAGAGTTGTAATGGAAGTACAAATTTAAAGCagaattagaattaattaagaACTTAAGCTtgattttaaatgaaaatatagGTGAGTTGAATTGTGAGTAATTTcgttttttttctaaatagaattttccataataatcaaatttgatGATCTTGAATGTTGGCGCCTAAAATTAGTTACCACCCATTgctagaaaaaaaataaatatatttcaatttagAAAAACAAGTTAATGTTAATGATAAGTCAATATctttaaaaagaaagaaattctATGGATATTTTATGTTAGGTTTGATTGTAATTAAATAGAATCAGAGTCCCCAAGTAAAAATACTGGTAAAGACAGAAAATTTCAAGAGATTTTAGAAAATGGAAGAAAACATTTGTGAAGTTCAAAATGATAAtgtttttgaatttaaagttAACTGCTTGACAGATGGGCATCTAAAGACGATTTCTCTTTTGTTTTTGATGACAATTACAATTATTGATAGCTACTCAGAAAATGGCCATTTTACATACTTTTCTCAAACTCTATTGGGATATATTGGGACGTGgttatcattttcattaatattgttcTTCTATGTATTGGGAAGAAgcttttattttaaaacaCCGTTTAAATTCCGATATGTATTCATtacaattttaataaaatatttaccaATGTTTTTTGTGGTATTATTTGTGGTAATGCCTTTTTCCTCTTATTTAATGCCAGATTTCCCAAATTGGGTACCTATTGACCAGAAATATGACGATAATAttggattattttcattttataaattatacCTTAGATTTGTCAGGCAAACTATAATTCGGAATTTTGTGAGATCTAAATTGTTAAACAAGTCAATATTTTGGTTGGCAATTCCAACAATTAAGATCACTTTATTTCCATTCATTATATCTATTCTATGTTCTTCGCATAAGATCAAAGTGATGAATCACGAAGTAGTAGCTGAAGctgatgaattaaattattgtGAAAATAATGTCAAAAGTAGTCTTTGTTACAATAATGTGGAGCTTGAGTCTAATGGATTAGTTCGTAAAGAAAGCtatataaaagaattatacCAAGATCTTGATCAAAATAACTCAATTTCAATAAGATTCAGGTTTTTTACTCttttatttacatttataCTATTTACTCTAGCccattcttttattatggTTTTAAATTTAGGAAGAGCATTCCATATTACACACCACCTTAAACTCTGTTGGGTATTTATATTCTGTCTATCTCTATTTGGGATGTTGGATATAATCACATATCTAATGAATAACTATAGATTTGCATTAACTCTTCATGGAATCATCGgtttctttctttttgtaACGCCATGTATATTTACCTACGATATGGATAACCTCGTTGCAAAATACTACTCATTTTCATGTTTCTTTTTGCTTGGAGTTTGGGATTCATCTTTGGAGTTTATTACTGGAAAAGGAGTTCTCCATCACTTCAGATTCTCTACTCAAATCAAATACTTCTTGATAAGCATATTTATCTACTCTGTAGCTACAGGAAGCAAACTTTTATGGCTATATGATGTTAATTACAACACAAACTTAACTCCCAGACTGAAAATTTTAGGATCTCTGGGAATTGCTACATCTATTTATTATCTCTCTATTAAGAAGactatattatttaaaaagaagcTCCAATGGATATACAGTCTCAAAAGCAAGTATACTTTGGACCCTTCAATGTCATGCTTCCTGAGTCTCATACCTTCCAGAAAGACTTTCTGGAAAATCCTTAAAAAAGATTCTTTCATGCTTCTTTCATTCGTCCCTATCCCAACTACTGCAATCACCTATGTACTTACCGAAAAGCTCATGTTTGGCGCCTTCG
It includes:
- a CDS encoding SNF2 helicase; the encoded protein is MIYNSQECKEELNEGESSCEQLSVGTEKDNEMKIDEIVNKHEKSVESELEISSDEETPKNIVKESEKYLKRELDMHHRVADKIKESVGDEKGTKSRLQLLLDQSESYTSFILARSLNPIKYTHENDQTEEIGEKAPKKRKSSAHDHFMNKDDDIELFRETEEEIYGYRPHTRLQVQPACIQNGVLKPYQLEGLNWLINLYEGGLNGILADEMGLGKTFQSISLLAYLREYRDIKGLHLVLSPKSTLGNWMNEIARFCPSIKAVKFLGNGQERSDLIDNELKNIDQRDLENGTCDVIVTSYEMLLKERTWFLRRNFHSVIIDEAHRIKNANSKLSQTVRQLNTRFRLLLTGTPLQNSLRELWSLLNFLYPEIFSSSEEFEALFEAQTGEEEQSIIARFHRILRPFMLRRVKSEVEIDIPPKKEILLYVPLTNMQRRLYKDLLSKNVDALQEKEGGGKLRLINLAMQLRKACNHPYLFDGYEDKSVDPFGEHVVENSGKMVLMDRLIKKLVSGGSRILIFSQMARVLDILEDYCHMRGFPYCRIDGNTSGDDRDRQISEFNKPNSEKLVFLLSTRAGGLGINLATADIVILYDSDWNPQADLQAMDRAHRIGQKKPVFVFRLCHEHTIEEKIIERANLKLQLDFAIIQQGRLKGQSSAQSSGLENSALSKNELMTMIQYGANEILKTTNVNITEEDIEAIISGGEKKTESLQMKIQKHIQGSLMNFSLNGSQSGGKGDSEKIINTGSTNTNSLYEFEGIDYNEVQKQQDRQAWGKISIEKIDQEREERRRGRLENYTLKLIQKYINRQNSARGIDKLPPMHDWQFYDKKRIMELHKRESRYMGELHAGLIKLSQTSTIPFIDENSLLIPIEEIPMDKQIEDISPEEKEEKRNLLQKGFKLWTRREFNLLLRCLETNGVENLDKVEQVLPNKDKNEIKDYVETLLKKGPEELADWNRYFKRIQSSKDDQKKRDELNAVIKSKLSVLNDPWRDLDLESLNIYSKQTKNMTYNQIEDRYLINYTYQYGYGSWDQILSAIKNDHIFSFDWFIKTRSSNDIYRRVDFLIKAFKKRDLNNINTNANSNIDANSSTGTNTLNVGDFNKDGD